Proteins encoded in a region of the Mycolicibacterium duvalii genome:
- the recF gene encoding DNA replication/repair protein RecF (All proteins in this family for which functions are known are DNA-binding proteins that assist the filamentation of RecA onto DNA for the initiation of recombination or recombinational repair.), protein MYVRHLTLTDFRSWPRAELELQPGRTVFVGPNGFGKTNLIEALWYSATLSSHRVASDAPLIRAGTERAVVSTIVVNEGRELAVDLDITAGRANKARLNRSPVRSAREILGVLRAVLFAPEDLALVRGDPGERRKFLDELATTRRPRIAGVRADYDKVVRQRTALLKTATAARFRGDRSALDTLDVWDGHLATHGAQLIAARVQLVNALAPEVEKAYQLLAPASRPAGIRYRSGVDIIEAEASAGTVDPEVFEAALLDALSRRREAELERGVCLVGPHRDDLELRLGDQVAKGFASHGESWSMALALRLASYELLRAEGGDPVLLLDDVFAELDSARRQALAQVAGTAEQVLVTAAVGEDIPADWDARRIDIGMTDSDSGRVSQVSE, encoded by the coding sequence GTGTACGTCCGCCACCTCACCCTGACCGATTTCCGGTCCTGGCCCCGCGCGGAGCTGGAACTGCAGCCCGGTCGCACCGTCTTCGTCGGCCCCAACGGGTTCGGCAAGACGAATCTGATTGAGGCCCTGTGGTATTCGGCGACACTGTCGTCACACCGGGTCGCCTCGGACGCGCCGCTGATCAGGGCCGGTACCGAACGCGCCGTGGTGTCGACGATCGTGGTCAACGAGGGCCGGGAACTCGCCGTGGACCTGGACATCACCGCCGGTCGGGCGAACAAGGCCCGCCTGAACCGCTCCCCCGTACGGTCCGCCCGCGAGATCCTCGGGGTGCTGCGCGCGGTGCTGTTCGCCCCCGAGGATCTGGCGCTGGTGCGCGGTGACCCGGGGGAACGGCGGAAGTTCCTCGACGAGCTCGCCACCACCCGCAGACCCCGGATCGCCGGGGTACGAGCCGATTACGACAAAGTGGTGCGTCAGCGCACCGCGTTGCTCAAGACCGCGACGGCGGCGCGTTTCCGCGGGGACCGCTCCGCGCTGGACACCCTCGACGTGTGGGACGGTCATCTGGCCACCCACGGGGCCCAGTTGATCGCCGCCCGCGTGCAACTGGTCAACGCGTTGGCCCCCGAGGTGGAGAAGGCCTACCAGCTGCTGGCTCCGGCGTCGCGGCCTGCGGGGATTCGCTACCGCAGCGGAGTGGACATCATCGAAGCCGAGGCGTCCGCCGGCACCGTCGACCCGGAGGTGTTCGAAGCCGCGCTGCTCGACGCGTTGAGCCGCCGCCGCGAGGCCGAACTGGAGCGCGGGGTGTGTCTAGTCGGACCGCACCGCGACGACCTGGAATTGCGACTCGGCGACCAGGTGGCGAAAGGATTCGCCAGTCATGGGGAATCATGGTCGATGGCGCTGGCCCTGCGCCTGGCGTCCTACGAACTGCTGCGCGCGGAGGGAGGAGACCCGGTGCTACTCCTCGACGACGTGTTCGCCGAACTCGACAGCGCGCGGCGGCAGGCGCTGGCCCAGGTCGCCGGCACGGCTGAACAGGTGCTGGTGACCGCCGCGGTCGGCGAGGACATTCCGGCCGACTGGGATGCCCGGCGCATCGACATCGGTATGACCGACAGCGATTCCGGTCGGGTCTCGCAGGTGTCGGAATGA
- the gnd gene encoding phosphogluconate dehydrogenase (NAD(+)-dependent, decarboxylating): protein MQVGLVGLGKMGFNMRARLRDAGHEVIGFDPRPEVSDVASLEDLAKALSSPRVVWVMVPSGTVTDQTIVSLAGILGPGDLVIDGGNSRYTEDQPHAKLLGDNGIAFVDAGVSGGVWGLTEGYGLMVGGADEDVARAMPIFDALRPPGPVEDGFVHVGPVGAGHFAKMVHNGVEYALMTAYAEGYEMLAAEDLVRDPQAVYQAWSNGTVVRSWLQQLLAKALREDPDLAQISGYTEDSGEGRWTVEEAIRLRVPVPSIAAALFARFLSRQEDSPTMKAVAALRNQFGGHAVKRVSESG from the coding sequence ATGCAGGTGGGTCTGGTCGGCCTGGGCAAGATGGGGTTCAACATGCGCGCGCGGCTGCGCGACGCCGGCCATGAGGTCATCGGCTTCGACCCGCGCCCGGAGGTCTCCGACGTCGCGTCGCTCGAAGACCTGGCCAAGGCGCTGTCATCCCCGCGGGTGGTGTGGGTGATGGTGCCCTCGGGCACGGTCACCGATCAGACCATCGTCAGCCTGGCCGGGATCCTGGGTCCTGGAGACCTGGTGATCGACGGCGGCAACTCCCGCTACACCGAAGACCAGCCTCACGCGAAGTTGCTGGGAGACAACGGAATTGCGTTCGTCGACGCCGGTGTGTCCGGCGGCGTGTGGGGGTTGACCGAGGGATACGGCCTGATGGTCGGCGGCGCAGACGAGGACGTGGCCCGCGCGATGCCGATCTTCGACGCGTTGCGTCCCCCGGGTCCGGTCGAGGACGGGTTCGTCCACGTCGGCCCGGTGGGGGCGGGCCATTTCGCGAAGATGGTGCACAACGGTGTGGAGTACGCGCTGATGACCGCGTACGCGGAGGGCTACGAGATGCTCGCCGCCGAGGACCTGGTGCGCGACCCGCAGGCGGTTTATCAGGCGTGGTCCAACGGCACGGTGGTGCGGTCGTGGCTGCAGCAGTTGCTGGCCAAGGCGCTGCGCGAGGATCCCGACCTGGCGCAGATCAGCGGATACACCGAGGACTCCGGGGAAGGCCGCTGGACCGTCGAGGAAGCGATCCGGCTGCGGGTGCCGGTCCCCAGCATCGCTGCCGCCCTGTTCGCCAGATTCCTTTCCCGTCAGGAAGATTCACCGACCATGAAGGCGGTGGCAGCGCTGCGCAACCAGTTCGGCGGGCATGCGGTCAAGCGCGTCAGCGAGTCGGGATGA
- the dnaN gene encoding DNA polymerase III subunit beta: MATTTAGLTDLKFRLTREEFADAVAWVARNLPSRPTVPVLAGVLLTGSDDGLTISGFDYEVSAEVQIPAEIASPGSVLVSGRLLSDIVRSLPAKPVDVSVEGTRVALTCGSARFSLPTMAVEDYPTLPTLPDETGVVSADLFAEAIGQVAVAAGRDDTLPMLTGIRVEIAGEKVVLAATDRFRLAVRELTWSTATPGVEAAVLVPAKTLAEAARAGTDGTEVHLSLGSGPTVGKEGLLGIRSKGKRSTTRLLDAEFPKFRQLLPTEHTAVATLGVAELTEAIKRVALVADRGAQVRMEFADDVLRLSAGADDVGKAEEDLPVQFSGDPLTIAFNPSYLTDGLGSLHSDRVTFGFTTPSRPAVLRPAGEDDTIATGAGPFPAAQTDYVYLLMPVRLPG, from the coding sequence GTGGCGACGACAACGGCAGGGCTGACCGACCTGAAATTTCGGCTGACCCGCGAGGAGTTCGCCGATGCAGTCGCCTGGGTGGCACGCAACCTGCCGTCCCGTCCGACGGTCCCGGTGCTGGCCGGGGTGCTGCTGACCGGCTCCGATGACGGTCTGACCATCTCCGGATTCGACTACGAGGTGTCCGCAGAGGTCCAGATCCCCGCTGAGATCGCCTCTCCGGGAAGCGTTTTGGTCTCCGGGCGGCTGCTCTCCGACATCGTCAGGTCGCTGCCGGCCAAGCCGGTCGACGTCAGCGTCGAGGGCACCCGGGTGGCGCTGACCTGCGGAAGTGCCCGATTTTCGCTTCCCACCATGGCCGTTGAGGACTATCCGACGCTGCCCACATTGCCCGATGAGACCGGCGTGGTGTCGGCCGACCTGTTCGCCGAAGCGATCGGCCAGGTGGCTGTCGCGGCCGGACGGGACGACACGCTGCCGATGCTGACCGGTATCCGGGTCGAGATCGCCGGGGAGAAAGTGGTTCTCGCCGCCACCGACCGATTCCGGCTGGCCGTACGCGAGCTGACCTGGTCGACGGCCACGCCCGGCGTCGAAGCGGCGGTTCTGGTACCCGCCAAAACGCTGGCGGAAGCCGCCCGCGCCGGCACCGACGGCACCGAGGTGCACTTGTCGCTGGGCTCGGGTCCGACCGTCGGCAAGGAAGGGCTGCTGGGTATCCGCAGCAAGGGCAAGCGCAGCACCACCCGCCTGCTCGACGCGGAATTCCCGAAATTCCGGCAGCTGTTGCCCACCGAACACACCGCCGTGGCAACCCTGGGCGTCGCCGAGTTGACCGAGGCAATCAAGCGCGTTGCGCTGGTCGCCGATCGCGGCGCGCAGGTGCGCATGGAATTCGCCGACGATGTGCTCCGGCTCTCGGCCGGTGCCGACGACGTCGGCAAGGCCGAGGAGGACCTGCCGGTGCAGTTCTCCGGAGACCCGCTGACCATTGCGTTCAACCCGAGTTACCTGACCGACGGTCTCGGATCGTTGCATTCCGACCGGGTCACCTTCGGGTTCACCACCCCCAGCAGGCCCGCGGTGCTGCGGCCGGCCGGCGAGGACGACACCATCGCCACCGGCGCCGGCCCGTTCCCGGCCGCGCAGACCGACTATGTCTACTTGTTGATGCCCGTCCGACTTCCGGGCTGA
- the dnaA gene encoding chromosomal replication initiator protein DnaA produces the protein MTADPDPPFVSIWNNVVAELNGNGNPSNGSLTPQQRAWLKLVQPLVITEGFALLSVPTPFVQNEIERHLREPIVAALSRQLGQRVELGVRIADPPPPSDDGHNGYSEGYSDGHPASADTGDAADDLVDDDLAAQASAEANWPSYLSQRAKSDDSDDPTAINLNRRYTFDTFVIGASNRFAHAASLAIAEAPARAYNPLFIWGESGLGKTHLLHAAGNYAQRLFPGMRVKYVSTEEFTNDFINSLRDDRRASFKRTYRDIDVLLVDDIQFIEGKDGIQEEFFHTFNTLHNANKQIVISSDRPPKQLATLEDRLRTRFEWGLITDVQPPELETRIAILRKKAQMDNLDVPGDVLELIASRIERNIRELEGALIRVTAFASLNKTTIDKSLAEIVLRDLISDPSTMQISTAAIMAATAEYFETSVDELRGPGKTRALAQSRQIAMYLCRELTDLSLPKIGQAFGRDHTTVMYAEKKIRAEMAERREVFDHVKELTTRIRQRAKR, from the coding sequence TTGACGGCTGACCCCGACCCACCGTTCGTGTCCATCTGGAACAACGTCGTGGCCGAGCTGAACGGCAACGGCAACCCGTCCAACGGCTCACTGACCCCCCAGCAACGGGCCTGGCTCAAACTCGTGCAGCCGTTGGTGATCACCGAAGGGTTCGCGCTGCTCTCGGTGCCCACCCCGTTCGTGCAGAACGAGATCGAGCGGCATCTGCGTGAGCCGATCGTCGCCGCGTTGAGTCGCCAGCTGGGCCAGCGCGTCGAGCTCGGGGTGCGCATCGCCGATCCCCCACCGCCGTCGGACGACGGGCACAACGGATATTCGGAGGGTTATTCGGACGGCCATCCCGCCTCCGCCGACACCGGGGACGCGGCCGACGACCTGGTCGACGACGACCTCGCCGCACAGGCCAGCGCCGAGGCCAACTGGCCGAGCTATCTGTCCCAGCGTGCCAAGAGCGACGACAGCGACGACCCGACCGCGATCAATCTGAATCGCCGGTACACCTTCGACACGTTCGTCATCGGCGCGTCGAACCGGTTCGCCCACGCCGCATCCCTGGCCATCGCCGAGGCCCCCGCCCGCGCCTACAACCCGCTGTTCATCTGGGGTGAATCGGGTCTGGGCAAGACTCACCTGCTGCATGCCGCCGGCAATTACGCGCAGCGACTGTTTCCCGGGATGCGCGTCAAGTACGTCAGCACCGAGGAATTCACCAACGACTTCATCAACTCGCTGCGTGACGACCGTCGCGCGTCGTTCAAGCGCACCTACCGCGACATCGACGTGCTCCTGGTCGACGACATCCAGTTCATCGAAGGTAAGGACGGCATCCAGGAGGAGTTCTTCCACACCTTCAACACGCTGCACAACGCCAACAAGCAGATCGTCATCTCCTCCGACCGGCCGCCCAAACAGCTCGCGACTCTGGAAGACCGGTTGCGCACCCGCTTCGAGTGGGGGCTGATCACCGACGTTCAGCCGCCCGAGCTGGAAACCCGCATCGCGATCCTGCGCAAGAAGGCGCAGATGGACAACCTCGACGTGCCCGGCGATGTACTCGAGCTGATCGCCAGCCGCATCGAGCGCAACATCCGCGAACTCGAGGGTGCGCTGATCCGGGTGACCGCATTCGCGTCGCTGAACAAGACCACCATCGACAAGTCACTGGCCGAGATCGTGCTACGCGACCTGATCTCGGATCCGTCGACGATGCAGATCAGCACCGCGGCGATCATGGCGGCCACCGCCGAGTACTTCGAGACCAGCGTCGATGAGCTGCGCGGCCCGGGCAAGACCCGCGCGCTGGCGCAATCCCGCCAGATCGCGATGTATCTGTGCCGCGAGCTCACCGACCTGTCCCTGCCCAAGATCGGGCAGGCGTTCGGCCGCGACCACACCACAGTCATGTACGCGGAGAAGAAGATTCGCGCTGAGATGGCTGAGCGCCGTGAGGTTTTCGACCACGTCAAGGAACTCACCACCCGCATTCGTCAACGCGCCAAGCGCTGA
- the rpmH gene encoding 50S ribosomal protein L34: MAKGKRTFQPNNRRRARVHGFRLRMRTRAGRAIVSDRRRKGRRSLTA; this comes from the coding sequence GTGGCCAAGGGCAAGCGGACCTTCCAGCCCAACAACCGTCGCCGGGCGCGGGTGCACGGGTTCCGGCTGCGGATGCGCACTCGGGCCGGCCGCGCGATCGTGTCGGATCGTCGCCGCAAGGGCCGTCGTTCACTGACTGCGTGA
- the rnpA gene encoding ribonuclease P protein component: protein MLPAQHRMTRSTEFGATVSRGVRAAQPDLVVYTLRSDATGEPGPRIGLVVSKAVGNAVQRHRVSRRLRHVARNVLTELDPDDRVVIRALPGSRAAVSARLEQELRTALQRIRQRRGEAS, encoded by the coding sequence GTGCTTCCGGCGCAACACCGGATGACCCGGTCGACCGAGTTCGGCGCCACAGTCAGTCGCGGGGTGCGGGCGGCACAGCCGGACCTCGTGGTCTACACCTTGCGCTCTGACGCAACCGGTGAACCCGGACCGAGGATCGGCCTGGTCGTCTCCAAAGCAGTGGGCAATGCGGTGCAACGGCATCGCGTGTCCCGTCGTCTGCGGCATGTCGCGCGCAATGTGCTCACCGAACTGGACCCGGATGATCGGGTCGTCATCCGAGCGCTGCCGGGCAGTCGCGCCGCGGTGTCCGCGCGCCTGGAGCAGGAATTGCGCACCGCACTCCAACGCATCCGCCAGCGTCGGGGAGAAGCGTCATGA
- the yidD gene encoding membrane protein insertion efficiency factor YidD translates to MTARPARAVIYLIQLYRHTISPLRLPTCRFTPTCSQYAVEALTEFGLLRGGWLATVRLLKCGPWHNGGWDPIPDRHPDCQSHSDAMAECGCGIAKTGTDRYLKRRVN, encoded by the coding sequence ATGACCGCTCGGCCCGCACGCGCGGTCATCTATCTGATCCAGCTGTACCGCCACACGATTTCCCCGCTGCGGTTACCCACCTGCCGGTTCACCCCGACGTGCAGCCAATACGCTGTCGAGGCGCTGACCGAGTTCGGGTTGCTGCGGGGCGGATGGCTGGCGACGGTGCGGTTGCTCAAATGCGGGCCGTGGCATAACGGAGGGTGGGATCCGATCCCGGATCGGCACCCGGACTGCCAGAGTCACAGTGACGCAATGGCCGAATGTGGCTGTGGCATAGCGAAAACCGGGACCGACCGGTATCTCAAGAGAAGAGTCAACTGA
- the yidC gene encoding membrane protein insertase YidC, whose protein sequence is MFNFFSLDIIYYPVSAIMWVWYKVFAFLLGPSNFFAWALSVMFLVFTLRAILYKPFVRQIRTTRQMQELQPQIKALQKKYGKDRQRMALEMQKLQREHGFNPVLGCLPMLAQIPVFLGLFHVLRSFNRTQGGFGQVQLTVEQNRATGNYFFSPTDVANFLDANLFGAPLSATMIQTSGLDAFTEFNRAAVIGVGVPIMILAGIATYFNSRASVARQSPEAAANPQTAIMNKLALYVFPLGVVVGGPFLPLAVIMYWLANNIWTFGQQHYVFGKIEKEEELKKQEAIERRAANAPAPGAKPSRKKKADGDGVSAPEVTSAENGNSPQAAAKAEPGEGRGGQSATKAQSGAQKPNGSGGPKGATNRSPRPGARPKKKKR, encoded by the coding sequence GTGTTCAACTTCTTCAGCCTCGACATCATCTACTACCCGGTGTCGGCGATCATGTGGGTCTGGTACAAGGTCTTCGCCTTCCTGCTGGGTCCGTCGAACTTCTTCGCCTGGGCGCTGTCGGTGATGTTCCTGGTGTTCACGCTGCGCGCGATCCTCTACAAGCCGTTCGTCCGCCAGATCCGCACCACCCGCCAGATGCAGGAGCTGCAACCCCAGATCAAGGCGCTGCAGAAGAAGTACGGCAAGGACCGCCAACGGATGGCGTTGGAGATGCAGAAACTCCAGCGCGAGCACGGGTTCAACCCGGTGCTGGGATGCCTGCCGATGCTGGCCCAGATCCCGGTGTTCCTCGGCCTGTTCCACGTGCTGCGGTCGTTCAACCGGACCCAGGGCGGTTTCGGGCAGGTGCAACTGACCGTGGAGCAGAACCGCGCGACCGGCAACTACTTCTTCAGCCCGACCGACGTGGCGAACTTCCTCGACGCGAACCTGTTCGGTGCTCCGCTGAGCGCCACGATGATCCAGACCAGCGGCCTGGACGCGTTCACCGAATTCAACCGCGCCGCTGTCATCGGGGTCGGCGTCCCGATCATGATCCTGGCCGGCATCGCGACCTACTTCAACAGCCGTGCTTCGGTGGCGCGGCAGAGCCCCGAGGCTGCGGCCAACCCGCAGACCGCGATCATGAACAAGCTCGCCCTGTACGTGTTCCCGCTCGGCGTCGTCGTCGGCGGACCGTTCCTGCCGCTGGCGGTGATCATGTACTGGCTCGCCAACAACATCTGGACCTTCGGCCAGCAGCACTACGTCTTCGGCAAGATCGAGAAGGAAGAAGAGCTCAAGAAGCAGGAGGCGATCGAGCGCCGCGCCGCCAATGCGCCCGCGCCCGGCGCGAAGCCCAGCCGGAAGAAGAAGGCCGACGGTGACGGCGTCTCGGCCCCCGAGGTGACGTCGGCGGAAAACGGAAATTCGCCGCAGGCGGCGGCCAAGGCAGAACCCGGCGAGGGCCGCGGCGGCCAGTCGGCGACCAAGGCACAGAGCGGTGCGCAGAAGCCGAACGGTTCCGGCGGTCCGAAAGGGGCGACCAATCGCAGCCCCAGACCCGGTGCCCGGCCGAAGAAGAAGAAGCGTTGA
- a CDS encoding protein jag translates to MTETETETTEPDADVRVDADSGTGEDLEEKLVAEGEIAGDYLEELLDLLDFDGDIDLDVEGDRAVVSIDGGTDLNKLVGRKGEVLDALQELTRLAVHQKTGERSRLMLDIAQWRKRRRDELAALGSKVAHRVLETGEREELAPMTPFERKIVHDAVAAVQGVHSESEGVEPSRRVVVLID, encoded by the coding sequence ATGACCGAGACCGAGACCGAGACCACCGAACCTGACGCCGACGTGCGGGTCGACGCCGACAGCGGCACCGGAGAGGACCTCGAGGAGAAGTTGGTCGCCGAGGGCGAGATCGCCGGCGACTACCTCGAGGAGTTGTTGGATCTGCTGGACTTCGACGGGGACATCGACCTCGACGTCGAGGGCGACCGCGCGGTCGTCAGCATCGACGGGGGCACCGATCTGAACAAGCTCGTCGGCCGCAAGGGCGAGGTTCTCGATGCGCTGCAGGAGCTGACCCGGCTGGCCGTGCACCAGAAGACGGGGGAGCGCAGCCGACTGATGCTCGACATCGCGCAGTGGCGGAAGCGCCGGCGTGACGAACTGGCCGCGCTGGGAAGCAAGGTCGCGCACCGGGTGCTCGAGACCGGGGAACGCGAAGAGCTGGCGCCGATGACGCCGTTCGAACGCAAGATCGTGCACGACGCCGTGGCGGCCGTGCAGGGGGTGCACAGCGAGAGCGAAGGCGTGGAGCCGTCGCGCCGCGTCGTCGTGCTGATCGACTGA
- the rsmG gene encoding 16S rRNA (guanine(527)-N(7))-methyltransferase RsmG: protein MKRADVPPPPAAVRELFGDRAEIAQRYAEVLAGAGVERGLLGPREVDRLWERHILNSAVVGELLQPGERIADIGSGAGLPGIPLALARLDVRVTLIEPLLRRSDFLREVTGMLGVDCAVVRGRAEDRAVRDEVGEMDVVVSRAVAALDRIAQWSAPLLRQGGRMIAIKGERAAVEVAEHSRALAAAGFADIRVAVCGSQYVDPPATVVIGSLEKKSAPRQPGRRRG from the coding sequence GTGAAACGTGCGGACGTGCCGCCGCCCCCCGCGGCCGTGCGCGAGCTGTTCGGCGACCGCGCCGAGATCGCTCAGCGCTATGCGGAGGTCCTGGCCGGCGCCGGTGTAGAGCGGGGACTGTTGGGTCCCCGCGAGGTGGACCGGTTGTGGGAGCGTCACATTCTCAACAGCGCAGTGGTCGGTGAGCTTCTGCAGCCGGGTGAGCGGATCGCCGACATCGGGAGCGGAGCGGGGTTGCCGGGGATACCCCTGGCGCTGGCTCGACTGGATGTGCGGGTGACGCTGATAGAGCCGCTGTTGCGGCGCAGCGATTTCTTGCGCGAAGTGACCGGGATGCTCGGTGTGGATTGTGCTGTCGTACGCGGCCGGGCCGAAGACCGCGCGGTGCGCGACGAGGTCGGGGAGATGGACGTAGTGGTCTCGCGGGCGGTTGCCGCCCTGGACCGGATCGCGCAGTGGAGTGCGCCATTGCTGCGGCAGGGCGGCAGGATGATCGCGATCAAGGGGGAGCGGGCGGCCGTTGAGGTCGCCGAGCACTCCCGCGCACTGGCTGCCGCCGGGTTCGCCGACATACGGGTTGCGGTGTGTGGTTCGCAATATGTCGATCCACCGGCGACAGTCGTCATAGGCTCATTGGAGAAGAAGTCGGCGCCACGGCAGCCGGGAAGGAGACGCGGGTGA
- a CDS encoding ParA family protein — translation MSNPGKPGATDVSRETWSAHDVDTPIGAEAERAVRLLHAATRGELPKPKRQRVFTVANQKGGVGKTTTAVNIAAALALQGARTLVIDLDPQGNASTALGIEHRPGTPSSYEVLIGDIPVEEALQRSPHSERLFCVPATIDLAGAEIELVSMVAREGRLRTALAELKHHDFDYVFIDCPPSLGLLTINALVAAPEVLIPIQCEYYALEGVGQLLRNIEMVKAHLNPELDVTTVVLTMYDGRTKLADQVAMDVRAHFGDKVLRTVIPRSVKVSEAPGYGMTIMDYDPGSRGAMSYLDASRELASRGELEG, via the coding sequence ATGTCAAACCCCGGTAAGCCGGGCGCCACCGATGTTTCACGTGAAACGTGGAGCGCGCACGACGTGGACACGCCGATCGGTGCGGAGGCTGAGCGGGCGGTGCGCCTCCTGCACGCGGCGACCCGCGGTGAGTTGCCGAAGCCGAAACGGCAACGGGTGTTCACCGTCGCCAACCAGAAGGGCGGCGTCGGAAAGACGACCACGGCTGTGAACATCGCCGCGGCGCTGGCACTGCAAGGCGCTCGCACGCTCGTCATCGATCTCGACCCGCAGGGCAACGCGAGTACCGCGCTCGGGATCGAGCACCGGCCGGGTACGCCATCGTCGTACGAGGTGCTGATCGGTGACATCCCGGTGGAGGAGGCGCTGCAGCGCAGCCCGCACAGTGAACGGCTCTTCTGCGTGCCCGCGACCATCGACCTGGCGGGTGCCGAGATCGAGTTGGTCAGCATGGTGGCCCGAGAAGGGCGCCTGCGGACCGCGCTCGCGGAACTCAAGCACCACGACTTCGACTACGTCTTCATCGACTGCCCGCCCTCACTGGGTCTGCTCACCATCAACGCTCTCGTCGCGGCACCCGAGGTGTTGATCCCGATCCAGTGCGAGTACTACGCGCTCGAAGGGGTCGGCCAGCTGTTGCGCAACATCGAGATGGTCAAGGCGCACCTCAATCCCGAGCTGGACGTGACCACGGTCGTGCTGACGATGTACGACGGGCGGACCAAGCTGGCCGACCAGGTTGCGATGGACGTGCGCGCTCACTTCGGCGACAAGGTGTTGCGCACCGTGATCCCACGCAGCGTGAAGGTCTCCGAGGCACCCGGTTACGGCATGACGATCATGGATTACGACCCGGGCTCGCGCGGGGCGATGAGCTACCTCGACGCCAGCCGCGAGCTGGCTTCGCGTGGAGAGCTCGAAGGGTGA
- a CDS encoding ParB/RepB/Spo0J family partition protein codes for MNNAARKRSGLGRGLASLIPTGPAEGGERATTGPRMGDAAADVVLGGGAPPPPAENPAGAVYREIALSAIEPNPRQPRQVFDEEALAELVHSIKEFGLMQPIVVRALPVEDGQDAGAQRYQLVMGERRWRASQEAGVATIPAIVRETADDSMLRDALLENIHRVQLNPLEEAAAYQQLLDEFGVTHDELASRIGRSRPVITNMIRLLRLPIAVQRRVAAGVLSAGHARALLSLEGGPEAQEELAARIVAEGLSVRATEEAVTLANREGNTPPAAPRRKPIQMPGLQDVAEQLSTAFDTRVTVSLGKRKGKIVVEFGSVDDLQRIVELMNTSKQ; via the coding sequence ATGAACAACGCGGCGCGTAAGCGGAGCGGCCTCGGCCGGGGATTGGCATCGCTGATTCCCACCGGTCCCGCGGAGGGCGGCGAACGCGCCACCACCGGGCCGCGCATGGGGGACGCCGCCGCGGACGTCGTGCTCGGTGGCGGCGCACCGCCGCCGCCGGCCGAGAACCCCGCAGGGGCCGTGTACCGCGAGATCGCGCTGTCGGCGATCGAACCGAACCCGCGGCAGCCCCGCCAGGTGTTCGACGAAGAGGCGCTTGCCGAACTCGTGCACTCCATCAAGGAGTTCGGCCTGATGCAGCCGATCGTCGTGCGGGCCCTGCCCGTCGAGGACGGTCAGGACGCGGGCGCTCAGCGCTACCAGTTGGTGATGGGGGAGCGACGCTGGCGTGCGTCCCAGGAGGCCGGGGTCGCGACGATCCCCGCGATCGTCCGCGAGACCGCCGACGACAGCATGCTGCGTGACGCGCTGCTGGAGAACATCCATCGAGTGCAGCTCAACCCGCTCGAAGAAGCGGCGGCTTACCAACAGCTGCTCGACGAGTTCGGCGTCACCCACGATGAACTGGCTTCCCGCATCGGGCGGTCGCGACCGGTGATCACCAACATGATCCGGCTGCTGCGGCTGCCGATTGCCGTCCAGCGGCGGGTCGCCGCCGGGGTGCTGTCCGCCGGGCATGCCCGCGCGCTGCTCTCGCTTGAAGGTGGGCCGGAAGCCCAGGAGGAGCTCGCGGCCCGCATCGTCGCCGAGGGTCTGTCGGTGCGGGCGACTGAGGAAGCGGTCACGCTGGCCAATCGGGAGGGCAACACCCCGCCGGCCGCACCGCGGCGCAAGCCGATCCAGATGCCGGGCCTGCAGGATGTCGCCGAGCAGCTGTCGACGGCCTTCGACACCCGGGTGACCGTGAGTCTCGGCAAGCGCAAAGGCAAGATTGTCGTGGAGTTCGGCTCGGTGGACGATCTGCAGCGCATCGTTGAGCTCATGAACACGTCCAAGCAGTGA